In Natronococcus occultus SP4, the following proteins share a genomic window:
- a CDS encoding ABC1 kinase family protein: MTGYGYYLRYIQVLLRFLPVAIALLRDRRRFLLFGPPRRVSTATHRERAERLTETMLDLGPAFIKVGQVLSTRPDVVPPTYVEAFATLQNEVPEDVGGDPEAVLEDELGEVLDLETAEPVAGGSLAFVYTAEYEGERIALKVRRPGLVSMIERDLRVIRGIVPLIATFADERQRYSLENVADDFEEIILEELDFEREAAIMAEIGDNFADDDRVVIPEPHAELCSDRVIAMEYVEGRKITDEDALEAVGVGRTEMATLIARTYLKMGLVDGVFHADPHPGNLAVTDGGRLVIYDYGMSQRLTSQEQEDITNLYRTLVRRDVDGLLNTLIALEVLEPTVDRTAVRRVLELVIENLEGRSEITWRAIITELLSMLQDFPFRIPPNVMLLVRAGTVGEGVCRSLDPEFDFLGATRSFLVDHGFIESELEALLAETRTDLRESAPVLARAPARFDSVFGQLERGELVVRTDPVDPPSGSDPAVGYAVLAGALFVATAVLTLHTQPYELPSLLAAVVATVQYVRARR; this comes from the coding sequence ATGACCGGCTACGGCTACTATCTGCGGTACATACAGGTCCTGCTCCGATTTCTCCCCGTCGCGATCGCCCTGCTCCGGGATCGACGGCGGTTCCTCCTCTTTGGCCCGCCCCGTCGGGTGTCGACGGCGACCCACCGCGAGCGGGCCGAGCGGCTCACCGAGACGATGCTCGATCTCGGCCCCGCGTTCATCAAGGTCGGCCAGGTGCTGTCGACGCGCCCGGACGTCGTCCCCCCGACGTACGTCGAGGCGTTCGCGACCCTGCAAAACGAGGTCCCCGAGGACGTCGGCGGCGATCCCGAGGCCGTCCTCGAGGACGAACTCGGCGAGGTGCTCGACCTCGAAACGGCCGAGCCCGTCGCGGGCGGCTCGCTCGCGTTCGTCTACACCGCCGAGTACGAGGGCGAGCGGATCGCGCTGAAGGTCCGTCGTCCGGGGCTGGTCTCGATGATCGAGCGCGACCTGCGGGTCATCAGGGGGATCGTCCCGCTGATCGCGACGTTCGCCGACGAGCGCCAGCGCTACTCGCTGGAGAACGTCGCCGACGACTTCGAGGAGATCATCCTCGAGGAGCTGGACTTCGAGCGCGAGGCAGCGATCATGGCCGAGATCGGCGACAACTTCGCCGACGACGATCGGGTCGTCATCCCCGAACCCCACGCGGAGCTCTGCTCCGACCGCGTGATCGCCATGGAGTACGTCGAGGGACGGAAGATCACCGACGAGGACGCCCTCGAGGCGGTCGGCGTCGGGCGGACCGAGATGGCCACCCTGATCGCCCGGACCTACCTGAAGATGGGGCTGGTCGACGGCGTGTTCCACGCCGATCCACACCCGGGGAACCTCGCGGTGACCGACGGCGGGCGGCTCGTCATCTACGACTACGGGATGAGCCAGCGGCTCACGTCCCAGGAGCAAGAGGACATCACGAACCTGTATCGCACGCTCGTCCGCCGGGACGTCGACGGCCTGTTGAACACGCTCATCGCGCTCGAGGTGCTCGAGCCGACCGTCGACCGCACCGCCGTTCGTCGCGTCCTCGAGCTGGTGATCGAGAATCTCGAGGGCCGCTCGGAGATCACCTGGCGGGCGATCATCACCGAACTGCTGTCGATGCTGCAGGACTTTCCGTTTCGGATTCCGCCGAACGTGATGTTGCTCGTCAGAGCCGGCACCGTCGGCGAGGGGGTCTGTCGGAGCCTCGACCCCGAGTTCGACTTTCTCGGGGCGACGCGGTCGTTTCTCGTCGACCACGGGTTCATCGAGAGCGAACTCGAGGCGCTGCTCGCAGAGACCCGAACCGACCTGCGGGAGTCGGCGCCCGTCCTCGCACGGGCACCGGCCCGGTTCGATTCCGTCTTCGGACAGCTCGAGCGGGGCGAACTCGTCGTCAGGACCGACCCCGTCGATCCACCCAGCGGGAGCGATCCCGCGGTCGGGTACGCCGTCCTCGCGGGCGCGCTGTTCGTCGCGACAGCAGTGTTGACGCTGCACACCCAGCCCTACGAGCTCCCGTCGTTGCTCGCCGCGGTCGTCGCGACCGTCCAGTACGTTCGGGCGCGGCGGTGA
- a CDS encoding universal stress protein, producing MYDRLLLPTDMSAGIDNAIDHAIDAAQRYDAELHVLYVVDADAYSSYPGDEYVHEFEGLESALEQAGRDAVEEIADEADGAGVETTEVIRHGVPHEEILKYGDEADIGLTVVGSKNRSGEYRRLLGSVAERVVNMSERPVTVVKSPVDE from the coding sequence ATGTACGATCGACTACTGCTGCCGACCGACATGAGCGCGGGAATCGACAACGCGATCGATCACGCGATCGACGCGGCCCAGCGGTACGACGCCGAACTCCACGTCCTGTACGTCGTCGACGCCGACGCCTACAGCTCCTACCCCGGCGACGAGTACGTCCACGAGTTCGAGGGTCTCGAGAGCGCTCTCGAACAGGCGGGTCGGGACGCAGTTGAAGAGATCGCCGACGAAGCCGACGGAGCCGGCGTGGAGACGACCGAGGTAATCCGCCACGGCGTTCCCCACGAGGAGATCCTCAAGTACGGCGACGAGGCCGACATCGGACTCACGGTGGTCGGCTCGAAGAACCGCTCGGGCGAGTACCGACGGCTGCTGGGAAGCGTCGCAGAGCGGGTCGTGAACATGTCCGAGCGCCCGGTGACGGTCGTCAAGTCCCCGGTCGACGAGTAG
- a CDS encoding aminotransferase class V-fold PLP-dependent enzyme, with the protein MDHERLRADIPALERASYFNTGAGGPSPQRVVEAAESALESHEYEAPVEDGMYVAAGESHDATKPAVADLLGASEDEVALTQSTTDGINRIAGAVDWSEDDVVVRTDLEHPAGILPWRRLEREYGVEVRVLETEDGRLDLDDVKAALGDATLFEFSSITWTHGTRLPVGELVDIARDAGAATLVDAVQSPGQTAVDVREWDADFVVGAGHKWLLGPFGAGFLYVREGIEDAYVPSAIGYRSVVDPNAPDYEYAPGAGRFEVGTTTPATDAGLREAIALHRELGADAIESRIETLTDRLKAGLSEERLLSPRSFESGLVTVDVDDPEATVERLADRDIVVRSLPYPEAIRISVHAFNTREEIDGLLEAL; encoded by the coding sequence ATGGATCACGAACGGCTACGGGCGGATATCCCCGCACTCGAGCGTGCCAGCTACTTCAACACTGGTGCGGGGGGTCCGAGCCCTCAACGGGTCGTCGAGGCGGCCGAATCGGCACTGGAGTCCCACGAGTACGAGGCGCCCGTCGAGGACGGAATGTACGTCGCGGCCGGGGAGAGCCACGACGCGACGAAACCCGCCGTCGCCGACTTGCTTGGCGCGAGCGAGGACGAGGTCGCACTTACCCAGAGCACGACCGACGGGATCAACCGGATCGCCGGCGCGGTCGACTGGAGCGAAGACGACGTCGTCGTCCGGACCGACCTCGAACACCCTGCGGGCATCCTCCCCTGGCGCCGGCTCGAGCGAGAGTACGGCGTCGAGGTGCGCGTCCTCGAGACCGAGGACGGACGGCTCGATCTCGACGACGTCAAGGCGGCCCTCGGGGACGCGACGCTGTTTGAGTTCAGCTCGATCACCTGGACCCACGGGACCCGGCTTCCGGTCGGCGAACTCGTCGATATCGCCCGGGACGCGGGCGCGGCGACGCTCGTCGACGCCGTCCAGTCGCCCGGCCAGACGGCCGTTGACGTCCGGGAGTGGGACGCCGACTTCGTCGTCGGCGCGGGCCACAAGTGGCTGCTCGGACCGTTCGGTGCGGGCTTTCTGTACGTCCGCGAGGGGATCGAGGACGCCTACGTTCCGAGCGCGATCGGCTACCGGAGCGTCGTCGACCCCAACGCTCCCGACTACGAGTACGCGCCCGGCGCGGGACGGTTCGAGGTCGGGACGACCACGCCCGCGACCGACGCCGGGCTCCGAGAGGCGATCGCGCTCCACCGGGAGCTGGGCGCCGACGCGATCGAATCCCGCATCGAGACGCTGACCGATCGCCTCAAAGCGGGGTTATCCGAGGAGCGACTGTTGAGTCCTCGTTCCTTCGAATCCGGGCTCGTGACCGTCGACGTCGACGATCCCGAGGCGACCGTCGAACGGCTCGCCGATCGGGATATCGTCGTTCGCTCGCTGCCGTACCCGGAGGCGATCCGAATCTCGGTCCACGCGTTCAACACGCGCGAGGAGATCGACGGCCTGCTCGAGGCGCTGTAG
- a CDS encoding universal stress protein, whose translation MPDDTSSAEGTLLVPVANAETAERQLGTAIDVATDRSYRILFVYVLAVPPQLSLQDGYRYLLEDETEAMLDDAVQAVDAQGVPVDRRIRMARGVATGIVGAAEKYDAEAVLLGWRGRPPRENVVLGSHLDTVLRDAGRDVLVQRIQTPRPDVESVLVPVVGGPHDEFAAEAGASIARANDAAATLLHVLESEDSELSREEARAVLAERAGAFEDVDQVERELLEADDVAGAITDRTVEHDLTVLGVSRGGFLERKLLGTISEGVGRHAAGTIVLAKRHEPVPSRLSRLASTLRR comes from the coding sequence ATGCCTGATGACACCTCGAGCGCGGAGGGGACCCTGCTCGTTCCGGTCGCGAACGCCGAGACAGCAGAGCGACAGCTCGGGACCGCGATCGACGTCGCGACCGACCGCTCGTACCGCATCCTGTTTGTGTACGTTCTCGCCGTTCCGCCGCAGCTGTCGCTGCAGGACGGATACCGGTATCTCCTCGAGGACGAAACCGAGGCGATGCTCGACGACGCCGTGCAGGCTGTCGACGCTCAGGGGGTACCCGTCGACAGGCGTATCCGGATGGCCCGCGGCGTCGCGACGGGGATCGTCGGCGCCGCCGAAAAGTACGACGCCGAGGCGGTCCTGCTGGGGTGGCGCGGCCGTCCGCCACGGGAGAACGTCGTCCTCGGCTCTCACCTCGACACCGTGCTTCGGGACGCCGGCCGTGACGTCCTCGTCCAGCGCATCCAGACGCCCCGGCCCGACGTCGAGTCGGTACTCGTCCCGGTCGTCGGCGGTCCTCACGACGAGTTCGCCGCCGAAGCGGGCGCCTCGATCGCCCGCGCGAACGACGCCGCGGCGACGCTGTTGCACGTCCTCGAGTCCGAGGACTCGGAGCTCTCCCGGGAGGAGGCCCGTGCCGTCCTCGCCGAGCGAGCCGGAGCGTTCGAGGACGTCGATCAGGTCGAACGGGAGCTCCTCGAGGCCGACGACGTCGCGGGGGCGATCACCGACCGAACGGTTGAGCACGACCTGACGGTGCTCGGCGTCTCTCGCGGCGGGTTCCTCGAACGCAAGCTCCTGGGGACGATCTCGGAAGGGGTCGGGAGACACGCCGCGGGAACGATCGTGCTGGCGAAACGCCACGAGCCCGTCCCGTCCCGGCTGAGCCGACTCGCGTCGACGCTTCGGCGCTGA
- a CDS encoding universal stress protein, translating to MSHVLVPLDGSEPSWAALDHAVENYAGDRITVLHVVDPSAGSYAGAEGGYYDPVAFDHARERGEELCEDARERLRAAGVLESTEFETAVEVGGASRTILEYAKTEDVDHVVIGSHGREGVSRILIGSVAERVTRRAPVPVTIVR from the coding sequence ATGAGTCACGTGCTCGTTCCGCTAGACGGCTCCGAGCCGTCGTGGGCCGCACTCGATCACGCCGTCGAGAACTACGCGGGCGATCGGATCACCGTCCTCCACGTCGTCGACCCCTCGGCTGGATCGTACGCGGGCGCGGAGGGCGGCTACTACGACCCCGTGGCGTTCGACCACGCCCGCGAGCGCGGCGAGGAACTCTGCGAGGACGCCCGCGAACGGCTCCGGGCGGCCGGCGTCCTCGAGTCGACCGAGTTCGAGACCGCCGTCGAGGTCGGCGGCGCCTCCCGGACGATCCTCGAGTACGCAAAGACCGAGGACGTCGACCACGTCGTTATCGGCAGCCACGGCCGGGAGGGGGTCTCGCGGATCCTGATCGGCAGCGTGGCAGAGCGGGTTACCCGTCGGGCGCCGGTTCCGGTGACGATCGTTCGGTAG